The genomic stretch TGTGTCCTTGCAAAGATTGCGACATGGGTGTTTGTGTGACAAAAATGGAAGCATATGATCATTTGAAAGTGGTAGGATTTATCAAGGGTTATAATAATTGGATAGCACATAGAGAACTTTCAAACTACAATGAAGCCACATCTAATTCTGAAAATACATCAACTGGGGTTTCAAATGGGACTAATGACATGCAAGACTTGGTCCATGATGTATTTGAGATACCACATGGAACAAATGAATTGAATAGAGAAGGGGACATTCCTGTTTCAGAGGctgaaaaattttacaaattgatTGATGATTCTCAACAGGATTTGTACAGGGGTTGCAAAAATTTCTCGAAATTGTCTTTCATTATTCGTTTGCTTCACCTAAAATGCCTGGGTAAGATGAGTAACAAGATTTTTAATATGCTTGTTGAGCTGTTGAGAGAAGCATTTCCAGAGGCCATGACTAATTTGCCGTCTTCTTACTATGAGGCTGAGAAATTGATGAATACATTGGGGTTGGGTTATGAAAAGATCGATGCATGTCCTAATGATTGTTCTCTTTATTGGGGTAGTGCTGAGAAAAGGACTTCATGCGAAACATGTAACGAGCTTAGGTGGGTTGCTTCAGAAAATGATCCAACtggggaaaaaaggaaaattcctcaaaaagtGTTGTGGCATTTTCCCTTAAAACCTAGATTACAAAGActatttatgtcttctaaaattgcatctcaaatGAGATGGCATGAGGAAAAACGTACAAAAGATGGTTGTATGAGACATCCAGCTGATTCTCCAGCTTGGCAAACTTTTGACCATCTACATCCAGAATTTGCTAAGGATTGTCGAAATGTTAGATTGGGGTTGGCATCTGACGGGTTTAATCCATTCAACAACATGAGTTCTACACACAGTACTTGGCTTGTAGTTTTAATACCATATAACTTACCTCCGTGGATGTGTATGAAGCAACCGTACTTCATGTTGTCCTTGTTAATACCCGGACCATTCTCTCCTGGGAATAATATTGATGTTTATCTACAGCCTCTAGTTAAAGAATTGACCGAATTGTGGGATTTTGGCATTCAAACTTATGATGcatcccaaaaagaaaattttcaattgcatgTAGCTCTGTTGTGGACCATTAGTGATTTCCCTGGATATGCAATGTTATCTGGCTGGAGCACTAAAGGTGAATATGCTTGTCCTGTTTGTCACAAGTTCACTCATG from Coffea eugenioides isolate CCC68of chromosome 8, Ceug_1.0, whole genome shotgun sequence encodes the following:
- the LOC113780600 gene encoding uncharacterized protein LOC113780600; this translates as MGVCVTKMEAYDHLKVVGFIKGYNNWIAHRELSNYNEATSNSENTSTGVSNGTNDMQDLVHDVFEIPHGTNELNREGDIPVSEAEKFYKLIDDSQQDLYRGCKNFSKLSFIIRLLHLKCLGKMSNKIFNMLVELLREAFPEAMTNLPSSYYEAEKLMNTLGLGYEKIDACPNDCSLYWGSAEKRTSCETCNELRWVASENDPTGEKRKIPQKVLWHFPLKPRLQRLFMSSKIASQMRWHEEKRTKDGCMRHPADSPAWQTFDHLHPEFAKDCRNVRLGLASDGFNPFNNMSSTHSTWLVVLIPYNLPPWMCMKQPYFMLSLLIPGPFSPGNNIDVYLQPLVKELTELWDFGIQTYDASQKENFQLHVALLWTISDFPGYAMLSGWSTKGEYACPVCHKFTHARRLTHSFKYCYMGHRRFLDSKHKFRKQAQFFDGTEEHGKRPPLQTGDMIVSELGDLQINLENL